From a single Paenibacillus sp. FSL R5-0345 genomic region:
- a CDS encoding carbohydrate ABC transporter permease: MQTRRRVGQIALFIVTLLVAILFFFPIFFNLMSAFKSNAEIMKDAIAFPKTLYLESFKYLLTETEFPRAILNSLILTAVSIAAQVLIIPMAGYAIERRNVRWTRFMFVYFLAGMMIPFQAYMIPLFKELRMLGLYGSLAGPILIYVAGAVGFGCLLYTSFVKGIPREIEEAAEIDGCSRYGIFWRIVFPLLGPVTASMVVLNGLGIWNDFLMPMLVLPSGQAKTMVVEIYRYIGEFSSRWDMIFAGTAMSVVPVLIVFIALQKYFVKGIASGATKG, from the coding sequence ATGCAGACACGCAGAAGAGTTGGGCAAATCGCACTTTTTATAGTTACATTATTAGTGGCTATTCTATTTTTCTTTCCTATTTTCTTTAATTTGATGTCAGCCTTCAAGAGCAATGCAGAGATCATGAAGGATGCCATTGCTTTTCCTAAAACCCTTTATTTGGAGAGTTTTAAGTACCTGTTAACTGAAACTGAGTTTCCAAGGGCTATTCTAAACAGTCTGATTCTAACGGCAGTATCCATCGCTGCGCAGGTCTTGATAATTCCAATGGCAGGGTATGCGATTGAGCGTAGAAATGTTAGATGGACCCGCTTCATGTTCGTATACTTTTTGGCCGGAATGATGATTCCTTTTCAAGCGTACATGATTCCTTTGTTCAAGGAGCTTAGAATGCTAGGATTGTACGGTAGCCTTGCGGGACCTATTCTTATTTATGTAGCCGGTGCGGTAGGTTTCGGATGTCTGCTGTATACCAGTTTTGTCAAAGGAATCCCTAGAGAAATTGAAGAGGCGGCAGAGATTGATGGCTGCTCGCGTTACGGGATATTCTGGCGAATAGTTTTTCCTTTATTAGGGCCTGTTACGGCAAGTATGGTTGTTCTAAATGGGCTTGGAATCTGGAATGATTTCTTGATGCCGATGCTGGTATTACCCTCTGGACAGGCTAAGACTATGGTTGTTGAAATTTACCGTTATATCGGAGAATTCTCTTCACGTTGGGATATGATTTTTGCGGGAACAGCGATGTCGGTTGTACCTGTGTTGATTGTGTTTATCGCCTTGCAGAAGTATTTTGTGAAGGGGATTGCATCAGGTGCGACGAAAGGTTAA
- a CDS encoding carbohydrate ABC transporter permease yields the protein MATSAVNTDKSLIATVQQKKKKKKWQSYALLFILPSFILYTLFVIVPTVGSVYLSFTSWDGISDDVRYIGFANFVEIWNSPRVHNALKNTMILTISLVVLENIAAIAMAMMVDKVRWFRNLFRSVFYFPTLLSGIVMGFVWAMILNYNFGVFNQILESVGLGSWIVDWLGNPKYAMLSIILSTVWKGAGYYMIIYLAGLQGIPQELNEAASIDGAGGWQQFRHITFPLLAGSMTVCMVLSMISALKIFDQIAVMTDGGPGFETETLTYIIYKVGFGELRQGFGTALAMVLFLIILIITVFQVKVLQKREVQL from the coding sequence ATGGCTACATCCGCAGTTAATACTGACAAGTCATTGATAGCCACTGTGCAGCAGAAAAAGAAAAAGAAGAAATGGCAGTCTTATGCACTACTGTTCATACTGCCATCATTTATTCTATATACCTTGTTCGTTATCGTCCCTACGGTAGGGAGTGTTTATTTAAGCTTTACCTCATGGGATGGCATCAGCGATGACGTGAGATATATCGGCTTTGCTAACTTTGTGGAAATATGGAATAGTCCTAGGGTGCATAATGCGTTGAAAAATACGATGATCCTGACCATTTCACTTGTTGTACTAGAGAATATTGCTGCTATTGCAATGGCTATGATGGTTGATAAGGTACGCTGGTTCCGGAATTTATTCAGAAGTGTATTTTATTTCCCTACACTGCTTAGTGGGATTGTAATGGGTTTTGTGTGGGCGATGATCTTGAATTACAACTTTGGTGTATTCAATCAGATCCTAGAGTCTGTTGGACTTGGAAGCTGGATTGTGGACTGGCTGGGCAATCCTAAATATGCGATGCTGTCGATTATATTGTCTACTGTTTGGAAAGGTGCGGGCTATTATATGATCATTTATCTCGCTGGATTGCAGGGGATTCCGCAGGAATTGAATGAAGCAGCCAGCATTGATGGAGCAGGGGGGTGGCAGCAGTTCCGGCATATCACCTTCCCGCTGCTTGCAGGGTCGATGACAGTGTGTATGGTGCTTTCTATGATCAGCGCTCTGAAGATTTTTGATCAAATTGCGGTTATGACCGATGGTGGCCCGGGCTTTGAGACGGAGACTTTAACGTATATCATTTATAAAGTTGGGTTTGGTGAATTAAGACAAGGCTTTGGTACTGCGCTGGCGATGGTTCTGTTCTTAATCATACTGATTATTACAGTCTTCCAAGTGAAGGTGCTCCAGAAGCGGGAGGTGCAGCTCTAA
- a CDS encoding ABC transporter substrate-binding protein, with translation MYTKTMMKLSVLLLATTTALTACGSNNNSASNNAGNTPASEAPANAPQETKKEVAFTIGYASGDPATKKAIADTVKKFTEANPNVTIKDLSETSSAAYLDWLKTKDAVGEFPDLVEMRDTEVFADAGKIVELPSDLLDLFEAPPQVDGKVWNAPLQVNAPQGIIYSKKAYADAGITELPKTYDEFIAIQEKLKTSGITPIVVGGKDIFHMGFWVNKFLIDDVYSKDPDWNSKRTAKTVSFTDANVVQGITDFKELFKNYVDKGWLSTGDNQTASILVSGKAAQLYSGTWMFTQIAEADPNFEFGFYGLPDREGKTNVIGLPSPAGWSLSTEAVKDADKTEAIKDFIRFFFAPEQYSNYLATINAIPSTKEKVTYDTSEQMQVALDLIADMNVVKSLAINNWWGDNLIPPQFRNWYYKLLQDLVVKDGDVTKYMQDADKEYDNQVKANQM, from the coding sequence ATGTATACAAAAACAATGATGAAATTATCCGTATTGCTGCTTGCCACAACGACAGCTTTGACTGCTTGCGGCAGCAATAATAACAGTGCCAGCAATAATGCAGGCAATACACCGGCATCCGAAGCACCTGCAAATGCACCGCAGGAGACGAAGAAGGAGGTTGCCTTTACGATAGGCTACGCATCCGGTGATCCGGCAACCAAAAAAGCTATCGCAGATACGGTCAAAAAGTTTACAGAAGCAAATCCTAACGTTACCATCAAAGATTTGAGTGAAACCTCCTCGGCAGCCTATCTTGACTGGCTCAAAACCAAAGATGCAGTGGGAGAATTCCCGGATTTGGTGGAAATGCGTGATACAGAAGTCTTTGCTGATGCAGGTAAAATTGTAGAGCTGCCTTCCGATCTACTAGATTTGTTCGAAGCCCCACCTCAAGTGGATGGAAAAGTGTGGAATGCACCACTGCAGGTCAACGCACCACAAGGAATTATTTACAGCAAAAAAGCATATGCGGATGCAGGGATTACCGAGCTTCCTAAAACCTATGATGAATTCATAGCCATTCAAGAGAAGTTAAAAACTTCGGGTATTACTCCGATTGTAGTAGGCGGAAAAGATATTTTCCATATGGGCTTCTGGGTGAATAAATTCCTGATCGATGATGTCTACTCGAAAGATCCGGATTGGAACTCCAAGCGTACAGCAAAAACTGTCAGCTTCACAGATGCTAATGTTGTTCAAGGGATTACTGATTTCAAAGAGCTATTTAAGAATTATGTAGATAAAGGCTGGCTGAGCACGGGCGACAATCAAACTGCTTCGATTCTTGTTTCCGGGAAAGCAGCACAATTGTACTCCGGTACGTGGATGTTTACACAAATTGCAGAAGCAGACCCGAACTTTGAATTTGGATTCTATGGTCTTCCTGACCGTGAAGGGAAAACCAATGTGATTGGTCTTCCGTCTCCAGCAGGCTGGTCCTTATCCACTGAAGCCGTTAAAGACGCAGACAAAACAGAAGCCATCAAAGATTTTATCCGTTTCTTCTTCGCCCCAGAACAATATTCGAATTATTTAGCGACGATAAATGCAATTCCTTCTACTAAAGAAAAAGTAACTTATGATACTAGCGAACAAATGCAAGTGGCATTGGATCTTATTGCTGACATGAATGTAGTAAAATCCTTAGCAATCAACAACTGGTGGGGTGATAACTTGATTCCTCCACAGTTCCGTAACTGGTATTACAAACTGCTGCAGGATCTTGTTGTGAAAGATGGAGACGTAACCAAATATATGCAAGATGCTGATAAAGAATATGACAACCAAGTGAAGGCTAATCAGATGTAA